CCTCCATGAGCCGGCAGATGATCCACCTCGGCCGCCCCGACGACGCCCTCGAACTCATCCATCTCGCCCAGTACGGCAGCCGGGACTGCGCCACCCCCCGCACCCAGGCCATGCTGTATGCGATGGAGGCCCGCGCCTACGCCAACATGGGACAGCCCTCCAAGTGCAAGCGGGCCGTGCGGATGGCCGAGGACACCTTCGCCGACGCCACCCTCGAAGGCGGTCCGGAGCCCGACTGGATCCGCTTCTTCACCGAGGCCGAGCTCAACGGCGAGAACTCGCACTCCTACCGCGACCTCGCCTATGTCGCCGGACGCTCCCCGACCTACGCCTCGCTGGCCGAGCCGGTCATGGAGCGGGCCGTGGAGCTCTTCGAGAAGGACCCCGACCACCAGCGGTCGTACGCCCTCAACCTGATCGGCATGGCCACGGTTCACCTGCTCAAGCGCGAGCCCGAGCAGTCCGTGGTCCTCGCCCAGAAGGCCCTCGGGGTCGCCCGCTCCATCCGCTCCGAGCGGGTCAACAACCGGCTCCGCAAGACCGTCGACACCGCCGCCCGCGACTTCGGCGACGTCGCGGAGGTCGTCGACCTCACCGACCGGCTCACCCTCCTGCTGCCCGAGTCCGCCGAGGCCGTCTGACCGGCCCGGCCGCTCCCGCGAGCCCCCGCACCCCGGCCGCGCCGGACGTCCCGTACTGCCCGACTCGGCTCCCCCGCCGCACAGGACACACGGACGCCGGCGCGGCCGGTCCACATCCCGGACCGTCCGCCCCGCGCCCGCCGGGCCGGGAGCGTACGCCCGTTACCTCCCCGTGACCCGGGCGTTCACGGTCACGTAACACACCCCCGTCCTTCGTCACTGCCCCGAAACATCGAGCGGCATCGTCGGAAACCGCGCTGCGCGAATCTCTGGCCCATAACCGGCCATCCCTCAGGCCGCCGCTCACCGCCGGCCCCGCCCCGCACAGGCCGCATCCGACGACGAGGAGACGCCGATGGCACCTGCCATCACGACCCTGGCAGCAGACGCCCCCGAGCTGTCCGCCGCCAACACCGGGTTCATGCTCATCTGCTCCGCCCTGGTCATGCTGATGACCCCGGCCCTGGCCTTCTTCTACGGAGGCATGGTCCGCGTCAAGTCCACCCTCAACATGCTGATGATGAGCTTCATCAGCCTCGGGATCGTCACGGTCCTGTGGGTGCTCTACGGCTTCAGCGTCGCCTTCGGCACCGACACCGGCGGCATCGTCGGCTGGTCCTCCGACTACCTCGGCCTCAGCGGCATCGGCGTCACCGAGCTGTGGGACGGCTACACCATCCCGGTGTACGTCTTCGCCGTCTTCCAGCTCATGTTCGCCATCCTCACCCCCGCCCTGATCAGCGGCGCCCTCGCCGACCGGGTCAAGTTCACCGCCTGGGCCCTCTTCATCACCCTGTGGGTCACGGTCGTCTACTTCCCCGTCGCGCACTGGGTCTGGGGCGCGGGCGGCTGGCTCTTCGAGATGGGCGTCATCGACTTCGCGGGCGGTACGGCGGTCCACATCAACGCCGGTGCCGCGGCCCTCGGCGTCATCCTCGTCATCGGCAAGCGCGTCGGCTTCAAGAAGGACCCGATGCGCCCGCACAGCCTCCCGCTGGTCATGCTCGGCGCCGGTCTCCTCTGGTTCGGCTGGTTCGGCTTCAACGCCGGCTCGTGGCTCGGCAACGACGACGGCGTCGGCGCCGTGATGTTCGTCAACACCCAGGTCGCCACCGGCGCCGCCATGCTCGCCTGGCTCGCCTACGAGAAGCTCCGCCACGGCTCCTTCACCACCCTCGGCGCGGCCTCCGGCGCCGTCGCCGGCCTCGTCGCCATCACCCCCGCCGGCGGCTCCTGCTCCCCGCTCGGCGCGATCGCCATCGGCGCCATCGCCGGTCTCGTCTGCGCCATGGCCGTCGGCCTCAAGTACAAGTTCGGCTACGACGACTCCCTCGACGTCGTCGGCGTCCACCTCGTCGGCGGTGTCCTCGGCTCCCTCCTCGTCGGCTTCTTCGCCACCGGCGGCGTCCAGTCCGACGCCAAGGGCCTCTTCTACGGCGGCGGCCTGGAGCAGCTCGGCAAGCAGGCCGTCGGCGTCTTCGCCGTCCTCGCCTACTCTCTGGTCGTCTCCGCGATCCTCGCCCTGATCATCGACAAGACCATGGGCATGCGGGTCAGCGAGGACGACGAGGTCTCCGGCATCGACCAGGTCGAGCACGCCGAGACCGCCTACGACTTCAGCGGAGCCGGCGGCGGCACCTCCGGGCGCACCACCGCCGTCACCGCCCCGGTTGTCACGGAGAACAAGAAGGTGGACGCATGAAGCTCATCACCGCGGTCGTGAAGCCGCACCGGCTCGACGAGATCAAGGAGGCCCTGCAGGCGTTCGGGGTCCACGGCCTGACGGTCACCGAGGCCAGCGGCTACGGCCGCCAGCGCGGCCACACCGAGGTCTAC
The Streptomyces roseofulvus genome window above contains:
- a CDS encoding ammonium transporter; protein product: MAPAITTLAADAPELSAANTGFMLICSALVMLMTPALAFFYGGMVRVKSTLNMLMMSFISLGIVTVLWVLYGFSVAFGTDTGGIVGWSSDYLGLSGIGVTELWDGYTIPVYVFAVFQLMFAILTPALISGALADRVKFTAWALFITLWVTVVYFPVAHWVWGAGGWLFEMGVIDFAGGTAVHINAGAAALGVILVIGKRVGFKKDPMRPHSLPLVMLGAGLLWFGWFGFNAGSWLGNDDGVGAVMFVNTQVATGAAMLAWLAYEKLRHGSFTTLGAASGAVAGLVAITPAGGSCSPLGAIAIGAIAGLVCAMAVGLKYKFGYDDSLDVVGVHLVGGVLGSLLVGFFATGGVQSDAKGLFYGGGLEQLGKQAVGVFAVLAYSLVVSAILALIIDKTMGMRVSEDDEVSGIDQVEHAETAYDFSGAGGGTSGRTTAVTAPVVTENKKVDA